A window from Methylocystis sp. MJC1 encodes these proteins:
- a CDS encoding TolC family outer membrane protein, translating to MCGSIFAGAIEAHAESLKSALARAYRENPDLNQSRASVRVQDEEAPKALAGKRPKASIQATAGWQVGAIKIPAGRSATGQRQSVDDAFSSYPRGATLAVSQTLFDGGRTESAFRQAESNVFAARSTLRLTEQAVLQNGAAAYMNVLRDAAIRNLRKNNISVLEQQLRVTADRFGVGAVTQTDVAQAQASLAQARSQLYGAEAQLKTSVAAYRQIIGDEPRRLEPGRSVEPLLPKSQNQAIDIALAEHPGVTAALHQVDAAEQAVKTAESALSPTLSVGAQLTNQRDAVLGVPGTRQFAGAVIGQLNVPLYQGGAEYASIRQAKEQLGQVRLNADLQRDSVRASVVSSYGLLETAKASLTSWRAAEKAAETALIGVRDEAKAGARTTLDVLNAQQALLNARAAIVVTQRDLVVASYAVLGSIGRLSADTLDLDVTIYDPSLHYDQVKTQWFGVETPDGR from the coding sequence TTGTGCGGCTCGATATTTGCCGGCGCAATTGAGGCTCACGCGGAGAGTCTGAAATCGGCTTTGGCGCGCGCCTATAGGGAAAACCCCGATCTGAACCAGAGTCGGGCAAGCGTTCGCGTACAGGATGAAGAGGCGCCTAAAGCGCTTGCCGGCAAGCGTCCGAAAGCCAGTATCCAGGCGACGGCAGGGTGGCAGGTCGGCGCGATCAAAATCCCGGCGGGCCGTTCCGCGACAGGACAACGGCAATCTGTCGATGACGCCTTCTCGAGCTATCCTCGCGGGGCGACGCTTGCTGTTTCCCAAACCCTCTTCGATGGCGGCCGCACGGAGAGCGCCTTCAGGCAGGCGGAATCGAATGTCTTCGCCGCGCGCTCGACATTGCGTCTCACCGAGCAGGCCGTCCTTCAAAACGGCGCCGCCGCCTATATGAACGTCCTGCGCGACGCGGCGATCAGAAACCTGCGCAAGAATAACATTTCGGTGCTTGAGCAGCAGCTCAGAGTCACCGCCGATCGCTTTGGCGTTGGCGCGGTGACGCAGACCGATGTCGCGCAAGCGCAGGCGTCTTTGGCGCAGGCGCGGTCGCAGCTCTATGGAGCGGAGGCGCAACTTAAAACCAGCGTCGCCGCCTATCGCCAGATTATCGGCGATGAGCCACGGCGTCTCGAGCCGGGCCGCTCTGTCGAGCCTTTGCTGCCAAAGTCCCAGAACCAAGCGATCGACATAGCGCTTGCCGAACACCCGGGCGTGACGGCGGCTCTGCACCAAGTCGATGCAGCGGAGCAGGCCGTCAAGACAGCCGAAAGCGCTCTTTCCCCAACCTTGTCGGTTGGCGCTCAACTCACCAATCAGCGCGATGCGGTCTTAGGGGTGCCGGGCACGCGCCAGTTTGCCGGCGCCGTAATCGGGCAGCTCAATGTGCCGCTCTATCAAGGCGGCGCTGAATATGCGTCTATTCGTCAAGCCAAGGAGCAACTTGGGCAGGTGCGGCTGAACGCCGATCTGCAACGCGACAGCGTAAGAGCGAGCGTCGTCTCGAGCTACGGGCTTCTGGAGACGGCGAAGGCGTCTTTGACGTCATGGCGGGCGGCGGAGAAGGCGGCTGAGACGGCGCTCATTGGCGTGCGAGACGAGGCGAAGGCCGGAGCGCGTACGACGCTCGATGTCTTGAATGCTCAGCAAGCTCTCCTGAACGCGCGCGCCGCGATCGTTGTTACGCAACGAGACTTGGTTGTCGCGTCCTATGCGGTTCTCGGCTCCATCGGTCGGCTTTCAGCGGACACTCTTGATCTCGATGTAACGATTTATGATCCGAGCCTCCATTACGACCAAGTTAAAACCCAATGGTTCGGCGTCGAAACGCCTGACGGGCGGTAG